In one window of Enoplosus armatus isolate fEnoArm2 chromosome 7, fEnoArm2.hap1, whole genome shotgun sequence DNA:
- the klhl26 gene encoding kelch-like protein 26, whose translation MFTGGMRESNQDTIELKGLSARGLKHIIDFAYSAEVTLDLDCIQDVLGAAVFLQMVPVVELCEEFLKSAMSVETCLHIGQMATTFSLSSLKESVDAFTFRHFLQIAEEEDFLHIPMERLVFFLQSNKLKNCSEIDLFHAAIRWLRYDESRRAQASSVLCHVRFPLMRSSELVDSVQTVDIMVEDVLCRQYLLEAFNYQILPFRQHEMQSSRTLIRSDVMSLITFGGTPYTDNDRTVSTKVYHLPDIASRQFKELTEMETGCSHACVAVLDNFVYIVGGQHLQYRSGEGAVDSCYRYDPHLSQWLRIQPLQEARIQFQLNVLHGQLYATGGRNRSGSLSSVECYCPKKNEWTYVEPLKRRIWGHAGTPCGEKLYVSGGYGVSLDDKKTLHCYDPVSDQWDFRAPMNEPRVLHAMIGTRDRVYALGGRMDHVDRCFDVLAVEYYIPENDQWTTVSPMRAGQSESGCCLLDRKIYIVGGYNWHLNNVTSIVQVYNTETDEWERDLHFPESFAGIACTPIIIPQNTTQH comes from the coding sequence ATGTTTACCGGAGGTATGAGGGAGTCAAATCAAGATACCATTGAGCTGAAGGGTTTGTCCGCCCGTGGGCTGAAACACATTATTGACTTTGCCTACAGTGCAGAAGTCACTTTAGACCTGGATTGTATTCAGGATGTCCTTGGGGCTGCTGTGTTCCTCCAGATGGTGCCAGTCGTGGAGCTCTGCGAGGAGTTCCTCAAGTCAGCGATGAGCGTGGAGACCTGCTTGCACATCGGCCAGATGGCCACCACCTTCAGCCTGTCTTCCCTCAAAGAGTCGGTGGATGCCTTCACCTTCCGCCACTTCCTCCAAattgcagaggaggaagacttTCTGCACATTCCCATGGAGCGCCTCGTCTTCTTCCTGCAGAGCAACAAGCTGAAGAACTGTAGCGAGATCGACCTCTTCCACGCCGCCATCCGGTGGCTCCGGTATGACGAGTCTCGCCGGGCTCAAGCCAGCAGTGTCCTCTGCCATGTGCGCTTCCCTCTCATGCGCTCCTCTGAGCTGGTGGACAGTGTTCAGACGGTGGACATCATGGTGGAGGACGTGCTGTGCCGGCAGTATCTCCTCGAGGCCTTCAATTACCAGATTCTTCCCTTCCGACAGCATGAAATGCAGTCTTCGCGGACACTCATACGCTCAGACGTCATGTCACTCATCACCTTTGGCGGGACGCCCTACACTGACAACGACCGCACAGTGAGCACCAAGGTGTACCATCTCCCTGATATCGCATCCCGCCAGTTCAAAGAGCTGACGGAGATGGAGACGGGGTGCAGCCACGCGTGTGTTGCCGTACTTGATAACTTTGTGTACATCGTTGGTGGACAGCACTTACAGTACCGCAGCGGTGAGGGGGCAGTGGACAGCTGTTATCGCTACGACCCGCATCTGAGCCAGTGGCTGCGCATCCAACCCCTGCAGGAGGCTCGTATCCAGTTTCAGCTCAACGTGCTGCACGGACAGCTGTACGCCACTGGAGGCCGCAATCGATCTGGCAGTCTGTCATCTGTAGAGTGTTACTGCCCAAAGAAGAATGAGTGGACTTATGTGGAGCCATTGAAACGCAGGATTTGGGGTCATGCAGGGACTCCCTGTGGAGAAAAGCTGTATGTCTCAGGGGGTTATGGCGTCTCATTGGATGACAAGAAAACTCTCCACTGCTACGACCCAGTATCAGACCAGTGGGACTTCAGAGCTCCCATGAATGAACCCAGAGTGTTGCATGCCATGATCGGCACAAGGGACCGGGTTTATGCTCTGGGTGGTCGCATGGACCATGTGGACCGTTGTTTTGACGTGCTTGCGGTCGAGTATTACATCCCAGAGAACGACCAGTGGACCACCGTCAGTCCCATGAGAGCAGGGCAGTCTGAGTCAGGCTGCTGTTTACTGGACAGGAAGATCTACATCGTCGGGGGCTACAACTGGCACCTGAACAATGTCACAAGCATCGTGCAGGTGTACAACACGGAGACAGATGAGTGGGAGAGGGATTTGCACTTCCCAGAATCCTTTGCTGGCATAGCTTGTACACCGATCATAATTCCACAAAACACCACACAACACTAA
- the il12rb1 gene encoding interleukin-31 receptor subunit alpha, whose amino-acid sequence MILPLYLMETLKHWPSLHGYIVMFMFLTTVSKGSTCEAPSSPQCFRRNTDEPIYTCEWSMNTNESDVTFDLYYDGTKLGSFKETSCQIMEDLLIIERSVDIWVEARVGTSSCTSTRRSVTLKHTVKYEAPQNISMSWLNNNLNLSWPAAEKHPALAEIRFRRNEHPTEPWENRLITTNTTDETLEYRQAIVVNLLKHSAYQVQIRHQSKESINPLWSGWSRVVTVPAELEEKPEVTMTTEHVNGARKVTLTWKPMPHAAAVTGVTYSLKDSQFSLGCPCKTRRDDIETNIYTTYVSYSAVNISVFARNAAGYSPPAVIQVPAVPAADLKNCDKTLLEEKFKNTTCLELYELQDGNSRPENVITLTAKGKKKKKKQIRMTMKDYIRYLYFEHRCNYGKPQTVKMCLFYKKEGVPLREPQDFIAFSEKPSSAYLSWKAIPFVDQQGFLTHYILCSMKISSQDEPKECRNMSASLMKHRLENLTPGAKYNISLAGVTRVGEGPKATVTINIMPEKTVNVWWSLGLLCLFFLISTMCTFILKRMKNKIFPPVPTPVIQEFTSYPMKSQEMLEGKEEVDEFTLHQLQPECKSVPEDAEETTVLTGEWDDDGTDEDVENVSCNSRMSGGTSDERLNPSSPDQALRSSREGEMTDLEQVDNEIGMQIYRNGLVFDVKTDSP is encoded by the exons ATGATCCTTCCACTGTACCTCATGGAAACTTTGAAACACTGGCCTTCACTACATGGATATATTGTTATGTTTATGTTCCTTACAACGGTCAGCAAAG GGTCGACATGTGAGGCTCCCTCCAGTCCTCAGTGCTTCAGAAGAAACACTGACGAGCCCATTTACACATGTGAATGGAGCATGAATACAAATGAGAGCGATGTGACATTTGACCTTTACTATGA TGGAACTAAATTGGGGAGCTTCAAGGAGACATCGTGTCAGATCATGGAGGATCTGCTTATCATAGAACGTTCAGTTGACATTTGGGTGGAAGCTCGTGTGGGAACCTCCAGCTGCACGTCTACCAGAAGATCTGTTACACTCAAGCACACAG TTAAGTATGAGGCaccacaaaacatttccatgtcCTGGTTAAACAACAACCTCAACTTAAGTTggccagcagcagagaagcatCCAGCTTTAGCCGAGATCCGGTTCAGACGAAATGAACACCCCACAGAACCATGGGAGAAC AgattaataacaacaaatacCACAGATGAGACTCTTGAGT acagacaggccatTGTTGTGAATCTGCTGAAGCATTCAGCTTACCAGGTTCAAATCAGACATCAGTCCAAAGAGTCCATCAACCCACTGTGGAGCGGCTGGTCTCGAGTTGTGACTGTTCCTGCAG AACTGGAAGAAAAACCTGaagtcaccatgacaacagaacATGTCAATGGCGCTCGAAAGGTGACACTAACTTGGAAG cccatgccacatgcagcagcagtcaCAGGAGTGACGTACAGCCTGAAGGACTCACAGTTTTCTCTTGGATGTCCCTGTAAGACAAGACGAGATGACATCGAAACGAATATATACACTACTTATGTCTCGTACTCTGCTGTCAACATCTCTGTTTTCGCCAGAAACGCAGCAGGGTATTCTCCTCCAGCAGTCATACAAGTACCGGCCGTACCTGCTGCAGATTTAAAAA ATTGTGACAAAACGTTACTGGAAGAAAAATTCAAGAACACAACTTGCCTTGAGTTGTACGAGCTTCAAGATGGAAATTCAAGGCCAGAAAATGTGATCACTTTAACggcaaaggggaaaaaaaaaaaaaagaagcaaataagAATGA CTATGAAGGACTACATTCGCTACCTTTACTTTGAGCACAGATGTAATTATGGGAAACCACAGACAgttaaaatgtgtctcttttatAAAAAAGAGGGTG ttCCACTCAGAGAACCTCAGGACTTCATTGCTTTTAGTGAAAAACCCAGTTCTGCTTACCTGTCTTGGAAAGCGATTCCCTTTGTGGACCAGCAAGGTTTCCTCACACACTACATCCTCTGCAGCATGAAAATCAGCTCACAGGATGAGCCGAAAG AGTGTCGTAACATGTCAGCCTCACTGATGAAACACCGTCTGGAAAACTTGACACCAGGAGCGAAATACAACATCAGCCTGGCTGGAGTGACACGAGTGGGTGAAGGGCCTAAAGCCACAGTAACCATCAACATAATGCCAGAGAAGACTGTGAATG TGTGGTGGAGTCTCGGCTTGCTGTGTCTATTCTTTCTTATTTCAACAATGTGCACCTTTATCCTGAAGAG aatgaaaaacaagatCTTCCCTCCTGTGCCGACACCTGTTATTCAAGAGTTCACCTCTTATCCAATGAAGAGTCAG GAGATGctggagggaaaggaggaggtggacgaGTTCACGCTGCACCAGCTACAACCAGAGTGCAAGTCTGTCCCTGAGGATGCAGAGGAGACCACTGTCCTCACAGGAGAGTGGGACGATGATGGCACTGACGAGGACGTGGAGAATGTGAGTTGCAATTCAAGGATGTCAGGAGGAACCAGTGATGAGCGTTTGAATCCCAGCTCTCCAGATCAGGCACTGAGGAGCTCCAGAGAAGGAGAAATGACAGATCTGGAACAGGTGGACAACGAGATCGGCATGCAGATATACAGAAATGGTTTGGTTTTTGATGTGAAGACAGACTCGCCTTAA